A genomic region of Campylobacter corcagiensis contains the following coding sequences:
- a CDS encoding plasminogen-binding N-terminal domain-containing protein: MPTYETILLDVDQEKGTGFIVDSSSITIGSSGVISHTFDNGESSIIARAVVESKQDGRAKVRFEVFSMLSQPALPLPGVLPQKGDEVVLNFLYDRALIVVPNENIYNQIVSTFTNINFVHPDIIGAYLNNHSTPNPSRDDFRKMCADNAAGLIFIAMDQKAVFADCGSFEILKSFESASVDNYQVPFYSRIYGISPAWWKWNSEYINDYNEHYKFLLDIK; this comes from the coding sequence ATGCCTACATATGAAACCATACTTTTAGATGTTGACCAAGAAAAAGGAACTGGCTTTATTGTAGATAGTTCAAGCATAACTATAGGAAGCAGTGGTGTGATTTCACACACTTTTGATAATGGCGAAAGCTCTATCATAGCAAGAGCTGTTGTTGAAAGCAAACAAGACGGCAGGGCAAAAGTAAGATTTGAAGTTTTTAGTATGCTATCTCAACCAGCACTTCCACTACCTGGAGTTTTACCACAAAAAGGTGATGAAGTTGTGCTAAATTTCCTTTATGATAGAGCTTTAATCGTTGTTCCAAATGAAAATATATATAATCAAATAGTTTCAACTTTTACAAATATCAACTTTGTTCACCCAGATATAATAGGAGCTTATCTTAACAATCACAGCACTCCAAATCCAAGCAGAGATGATTTTCGTAAAATGTGTGCTGATAACGCAGCTGGGCTAATATTTATCGCTATGGATCAAAAGGCTGTATTTGCTGATTGTGGAAGTTTTGAAATTTTAAAAAGCTTTGAAAGTGCAAGTGTTGATAACTATCAAGTACCGTTTTATAGTAGAATTTATGGAATTTCACCAGCGTGGTGGAAATGGAACAGTGAATATATAAATGACTACAACGAACACTATAAATTTCTTTTAGATATAAAATAA